A window of Accipiter gentilis chromosome 24, bAccGen1.1, whole genome shotgun sequence contains these coding sequences:
- the LOC126050030 gene encoding TLR adapter interacting with SLC15A4 on the lysosome-like encodes MLAEGILTRLIYKESCHQDKPRKSPASKKDKEGIWRQKLVDNPKIKGFADGYEKQDEISARSSKMEHGSGPQWRSIKEVPAKDQRTLVKGTASPALHIPKREQNTEQMDLYRSWSCNSIYQNYPDLHIGGDHVGDHMCDSGCVLDHVCDELPDGPVLLSVDIPLGQFPLCEHPEKPSVKSLSGDEAGERSSIMLCAEPLSNSVLNKYMETKVAEFYKQFFEENLTRCGSVTNLLTCSLIRNNLNQISFQVSQEQNIETSKAREVLLHSLALFSLHNTTNGNSSEFSTPNLQISNPACMKKSCRMQFTS; translated from the coding sequence ATGTTGGCAGAAGGCATCTTAACTAGACTCATATATAAAGAAAGCTGTCATCAAGATAAGCCTCGCAAATCTCCTGCATCCAAAAAGGATAAAGAGGGAATCTGGAGACAGAAACTTGTAGACAACCCAAAAATCAAAGGCTTTGCTGATGGATACGAGAAGCAGGATGAGATCTCTGCTAGAAGTAGCAAAATGGAACATGGGAGTGGTCCTCAATGGAGATCCATAAAAGAGGTACCTGCAAAGGATCAGAGAACACTTGTTAAAGGAACTGCATCACCAGCTTTACATATCcccaaaagagaacaaaatactGAACAGATGGACTTGTATAGATCCTGGTCATGCAACAGTATTTATCAAAACTACCCTGACTTACATATCGGGGGAGACCATGTGGGGGACCATATGTGTGATTCAGGTTGTGTTTTGGACCATGTGTGTGACGAACTTCCCGATGGCCCTGTTTTACTGTCTGTAGATATTCCTCTAGGTCAGTTCCCTCTATGTGAGCATCCTGAAAAGCCAAGTGTGAAGTCTCTGTCTGGAGAtgaagctggagaaaggagtAGTATCATGCTCTGTGCGGAGCCGCTTTCAAACTCTGTGCTCAACAAGTACATGGAAACAAAAGTGGCAGAGTTTTATAAACagttttttgaagaaaatttgaCCAGGTGTGGTTCTGTAACAAACCTCCTCACTTGCAGTTTGATAAGGAATAACCTGAATCAGATAAGCTTTCAGGTATCACAGGAGCAGAATATAGAAACATCAAAAGCCAGAGAAGTGCTCTTGCACTCTTTAGCTTTGTTTAGTTTGCACAACACTACCAATGGAAATAGCTCTGAATTTAGTACTCCAAACTTACAGATCTCAAACCCAGCATGCATGAAAAAGAGCTGCAGGATGCAGTTTACATCATGA